One Pseudomonas syringae CC1557 genomic window, TCTGCACGTCCTTGCGCAGCTGTTTGCGCTCGGACTTGCTGGCCCCGGTCACTTCCTGGCCGGCGATTTTCAGCGAGCCGGATGAAGGCTCTTCGATCAGCGTCAGGGCGCGGGCCAGAGTCGACTTGCCACAGCCGGATTCGCCGACCACGGCCAGGGTCTTGCCTGCTTCCAGTTCAAAGGACACGCCGTTAAGCGCGCGCACCAGCGCGGTACCTTTGAACAAGCCGCGAGAAACTTCGTAGTGACGGGTAAGGTCGCGGGCGGTAAGTACGACGCTCATTACGCCACCTCCTGGTTCAAGGGATAGAAGCAACGAGCCAGGCTATGCGCCTTGGGGGCCAGATCCGGACGCTGCGTCCGGCAGTTGTCACGCACATACGGGCAGCGCGGCGACAGCAGGCAGCCCTGCGGACGGTCATAGCGGCCCGGGACCATGCCCGGCAGCGTGGCGAGGCGCTCGGCGCCCATGCTGTGCTCGGGAATGGCCGCCAGCAAGGCTTCGCTGTACGGGTGGGCTGGCACGTTGAACAGGCCAGGCACTTGACCCACTTCGACCGCCTGACCGGCGTACATTACGCAGACGCGTTGCGCAGTTTCTGCCACCACGGCCAGGTCATGAGTGATCAGCACCAAGGCCATGTCCTGCTCTTTCTGCAGGCTTAGCAGCAGTTCCATGATCTGCGCCTGGATGGTCACGTCCAGTGCAGTGGTCGGCTCGTCGGCGATCAACAGCTTTGGCTCGCCGGCGATGGCCATGGCAATCGCCACACGCTGGCTCATGCCGCCCGACAATTGGTGCGGGTAGGCATTCAGACGCGCAGCGGCGCCAGGGATTTCGACCTTTTCCAGCAGCTCCAGCGCACGCTGGCGTGCAGCCTTGCCCGACATGTTCAGGTGCTGACGCAGGACTTCCTCGATCTGGAAGCCCACGGTGTAACTTGGATTAAGGGCGGTCATCGGGTCCTGGAACACCATTGCCAGGTCTTTGCCAATAATGCGACGACGCTGCCTGGAGTTGAGCTTGAGCAGGTCCTTGCCGTCGAAATTGAGCGCGTCGGCGGTGATGATGCCAGGGGAGTCGATAAGCCCCATCAGCGCCATCATGGTCACCGACTTGCCGGAGCCCGACTCGCCGACAATGGCCAGTACTTCACCCTTGTCGACGCTCAGGGACAGGCCGTCCACAACAGGTACAGCAGTAGTGTCGCCGAAGCGGACGTTGAGATTCTTGATTTCAAGAAGTGACATGCGAATCTCCTCAGGCGGCGTTTTTGAGTTTCGGGTCCAGCGCATCGCGCAGACCGTCGCCCATCAGGTTGATTGCCAGCACGCTGAGCAAAATGGTCAGACCGGGCAGGCTCACGACCCACCAGGCACGTTCGATGTAGTCGCGCGCCGAGGCGAGCATGGTGCCCCACTCAGGCGTTGGCGGTTGTACGCCAAGCCCCAGGAAGCCCAGTGCTGCGGCGTCGAGAATTGCCGACGAGAAGCTCAATGTTGCCTGAACGATCAGCGGTGCCATGCAGTTCGGCAACACGGTGATGAACATCAGGCGCGGCAGGGTTGCACCGGCCAGACGTGCAGCTGTCACGTAGTCGCGGTTCAGCTCGCCCATCACCGCAGCGCGGGTCAGACGAACATAGGAAGGCAGCGACACGATGGCGATGGCGATCACGGTGTTGATCAGGCCAGGGCCGAGGATTGCCACAATGGCGACGGCCAGCAGCAGCGAGGGCAGGGCCAGCATGATGTCCATCAGGCGCATGACCGAAGGGCCGAGTACGCGAGGGAAGAAACCGGCCAGCAGGCCCAGCAGGATGCCCGGGATCAGCGACATGACAACCGATGCCAGACCGATCAGCAGCGACAGGCGCGAACCCTGGATCAGGCGCGACAGCAGGTCGCGGCCCAGCTCGTCTGTGCCAAGGATGAACTGCCATTGACCGCCTTCAAGCCAGACCGGAGGGGTCAGCAGGAAGTCGCGGTATTGCTCGCTCGGGTCATGGGGTGCAACCCATGGGGCGAACAGGGCACAGAACACGATCAGGATCATGAACAGCAGGCCGGCAACGGCGCCTTTGTTTTTCGAGAACGCTTGCCAGAATTCTTTGTACGGGGATGGGTAAAGCAGGCTTTGATCGACTGCTACCGCAGGAGTAGGGGTGCTCATATCGATGATCTCAGCGCTGATGACGGATGCGTGGGTTGGCAAAGCCGTAGAGGATGTCCACCACGAAGTTGACCAGGATCACCAGACAGGCGATCAGCAGAATGCCGTTTTGCACGACCGGGTAGTCCCGCGCGCCAATGGCTTCAATCAGCCACTTGCCAATGCCGGGCCAGGAGAAGATCGTTTCGGTCAGAACCGCACCGGCCAGCAGTGTGCCGATCTGCAGACCGAAGACGGTCAGCACCGGGATCAGCGCATTGCGCAGGCCGTGAACGAACACTACGCGTGCAGGCGACAGGCCTTTGGCACGGGCTGTACGCACATAGTCTTCACGCAGCACTTCAAGCATCGACGAGCGGGTCATCCGGGCGATCACTGCCAGCGGGATGGTGCCCAGCACGATGGCCGGAAGAATCAGGTGATGCAGGGCATCGAGGAACGCGCCTTGCTCGTCGCTGAGCAGCGTGTCGATCAGCATGAAACCTGTTACTGGCGGAATGTCATACAGCAGATCGATCCGCCCGGACACCGGGGTCCAGCCCAGGGTCACCGAGAAAAACATGATGAGGATCAGGCCCCACCAGAAGATCGGCATGGAATAGCCGGCCAGGGAAATGCCCATGACCCCATGGTCGAACAGGGACCCTCGCTTGAGTGCGGCGATTACGCCTGCAAGCAGCCCGAGGATACCCGCGAAGATCAGTGCGGCAATCGACAGTTCGAGCGTTGCCGGAAACAGCGAAGTGAATTCACTCCAGACACTGGTGCGCGTACGCAGCGATTCACCGAGGTCGCCCTGGGCGAGCTTGCCGATGTAGTCGATGTACTGGGCATAAAGTGGTTTGTTCAGGCCAAGACGTTCCATGGCCTGAGCGTGCATTTCCGGATCGACCCGGCGTTCACCCATCATGACTTCGACCGGGTCGCCCGGAATCAGACGAATCAGTGCGAACGTCAATAAGGTGATGCCGAAGAAAGTGGGTATCAACAACCCCACTCGGCGGGCGATAAAACTAAACATCTTGGTGTGTACCTCATCAGCCGGTTAGGCGTGCTCCGGCGAGTCTCGGGTAGAGCTCGCCGGATTATTTTTCTACTTCACCCTGGTAGTGGCGAAGTTGTTAGTGGTGAGCGGGCTTATTTGGTAGCCCTCAACGTTGTTGCGCATGGCCGTGAACATTCTGGTGTGAGCCATACTGATCCACGGCTGATCCTTGTTGAATATTACCTGGGCCTGCTCATAGAGCGCGGCGCGCTCCTCCGGGTTCACTGTTTCACGAGCCTGATCGATCAGTTTCTGGAAATCGGCATTGCACCAGCGGGCGTAGTTCTCGCCGTTTTTTGCCGCTTCACAACTGAGCATCGGGGTCAGGAAGTTATCAGGGTCGCCATTGTCGCCTGCCCAGCCGGCAGACACCATGTCATGTTCGCCATTCTTGGCGCGTTTAAGCATTTCGCCCCATTCCATGACACGAATGTCGATCTTGATGCCGATTTTGGCCAGATCAGACTGCATCATTTGCGCGCCGAGCATCGGGTTGGGGTTGGTCGGGCCACCACCGTTGCGGGTGAACAGGGTAAACGTAGTGCCTTCCGGTACGCCTGCTTCCTTCAGCAAGGCGCGTGCCTTGTC contains:
- a CDS encoding ABC transporter ATP-binding protein, whose protein sequence is MSLLEIKNLNVRFGDTTAVPVVDGLSLSVDKGEVLAIVGESGSGKSVTMMALMGLIDSPGIITADALNFDGKDLLKLNSRQRRRIIGKDLAMVFQDPMTALNPSYTVGFQIEEVLRQHLNMSGKAARQRALELLEKVEIPGAAARLNAYPHQLSGGMSQRVAIAMAIAGEPKLLIADEPTTALDVTIQAQIMELLLSLQKEQDMALVLITHDLAVVAETAQRVCVMYAGQAVEVGQVPGLFNVPAHPYSEALLAAIPEHSMGAERLATLPGMVPGRYDRPQGCLLSPRCPYVRDNCRTQRPDLAPKAHSLARCFYPLNQEVA
- a CDS encoding ABC transporter permease subunit, yielding MSTPTPAVAVDQSLLYPSPYKEFWQAFSKNKGAVAGLLFMILIVFCALFAPWVAPHDPSEQYRDFLLTPPVWLEGGQWQFILGTDELGRDLLSRLIQGSRLSLLIGLASVVMSLIPGILLGLLAGFFPRVLGPSVMRLMDIMLALPSLLLAVAIVAILGPGLINTVIAIAIVSLPSYVRLTRAAVMGELNRDYVTAARLAGATLPRLMFITVLPNCMAPLIVQATLSFSSAILDAAALGFLGLGVQPPTPEWGTMLASARDYIERAWWVVSLPGLTILLSVLAINLMGDGLRDALDPKLKNAA
- a CDS encoding ABC transporter permease subunit; protein product: MFSFIARRVGLLIPTFFGITLLTFALIRLIPGDPVEVMMGERRVDPEMHAQAMERLGLNKPLYAQYIDYIGKLAQGDLGESLRTRTSVWSEFTSLFPATLELSIAALIFAGILGLLAGVIAALKRGSLFDHGVMGISLAGYSMPIFWWGLILIMFFSVTLGWTPVSGRIDLLYDIPPVTGFMLIDTLLSDEQGAFLDALHHLILPAIVLGTIPLAVIARMTRSSMLEVLREDYVRTARAKGLSPARVVFVHGLRNALIPVLTVFGLQIGTLLAGAVLTETIFSWPGIGKWLIEAIGARDYPVVQNGILLIACLVILVNFVVDILYGFANPRIRHQR